AGGAAGGGGTATTGGGTAGCATTAAAGGCTTTTTCATTAGCGAAATCTCTTTCTACCGGTAATTCAAAAAGTTTTTTTGTACGCCAAACAAAAATAAATAAGTAATAAAACGTTAGAATAATTTGAATCAATTTGAAAAAAAATTATTCAATTATTCTTCAATTATTATCTAATTGAACAATTTCCCTTTCCTCTTTGATATTGATTAGCTCACCAATCCATATATAACATAACTCTATTCGCTTTTCTGATTGATATAGAAAATAATAGAATTAGGAAATCCTCTATTTACTATTCACTGAATAATAACTTTTTTGTTGACAAAAGAATAAAGACCATTTCTATTCCAAGGTGGGGAGTTTTATTTTCCCCATCGACCTATTTGCAGAATAAAATGCAAATAAAATTCTATATTTGCATGTCTATAGAAGAACGTATATAAAAATCTTTAGTGAAAGTTAAGAACTCATTGAAAGTAATTGATTCTATTTTGAAACCTTTTTGTTTTCTCGAACTTTCTCACTTTTAATTTTCTCTGAATTATTATATAGACCGCCATGTATATCTTGCCCTTAACCCAATAGAGAAAATTGCTTAATGAAATTTTGTATGACTAATTGTGAATTTTTAGCGATGCAAAATTGGTTCTTTTCTTTCTATTTTGTCGTCAAAATCCCTTTTTTGTTTTATTTTATATTTATGAAAAAAAAAAAAAAAGAAATTGCTGCTTAAACAATGAAAACAAAAACTTTTTGAACTCTATTCCTTAATTGAGTATAGAACGGTTTAGTTACAAGAGTTGAATTCGAGGAAAGCAGAAAATATAGGAAAGACTCAGGTTAAATAAAAAAAACTAAGACTCTAAACTCAAATCAAAAATAATGAACCTTCAACCTCAAATTCCTATTTGAATAACTTTTTATTGGTATTGATCCATTTGAATCATTACTAAACTAAAATAGCTTACTCAATCTCGACGATTGCTTATTCATAGGCTATTATGAGTTCAAGACAAGCCGCTATGGTGAAATCGGTAGACACGCTGCTCTTAGGAAGCAGTGCTAATGCATCTCGGTTCGAGTCCGAGTGGCGGCATACCATCTTCTAAAAAGGATAAATAGATCTTATAATGAATTCAATTCCCGATTTCCATTTTAGAATTATGTAATTAAGGGACTCTTCTTTTTTAAGATTTTTTATGATATTTTCAACCTTAGAGCATATATTAACTCACATTTCCTTTTCGATCGTTTCAATTGTAATTACAATTCATTTGATAACCTTTTTAGTCGATGAAATTGTAAAACTATACGATTCGTCAGAAAAGGGCATAATAGTTACTTTTTTCTGTATAACAGGATTATTAGTTACTCGTTGGGTTTCTTCAGGACATTTCCCACTAAGCGATTTATATGAATCATTAATTTTCCTTTCATGGAGTTTCTCCCTTATTCATATAATTCCATATTTCAAAAAAAATGTTTTAATTTTAAGTAAAATAACTGGACCAAGTGCTATTTTGACCCAAGGCTTTGCTACTTCAGGTATTTTAACTGAAATACACCAATCTGGAATCTTAGTACCTGCTCTTCAATCTGAGTGGTTAATAATGCACGTAAGTATGATGATATTGGGCTATGCAGCCCTTTTATGTGGATCGTTATTATCAGTAGCACTTCTAGTGATTACATTTCGAAAAAACAGAAAGCTTTTTTCTAAGAGCAATGTTTTTTTAAACGAGTCATTTTTCTTGGGTGAAAATGTTGTCGAAAATACTTCGTTTTTTTGTACTAAAAATTATTACAGGTCCCAATTGATTCAACAATTGGATTATTGGAGTTATCGGGTTATTAGTTTAGGATTTACTTTTTTAACCATAGGAATCCTTTCGGGAGCGGTATGGGCTAATGAAGCGTGGGGTTCCTATTGGAATTGGGATCCAAAAGAAACTTGGGCATTTATTACTTGGATCGTATTTGCCATTTATTTACATACTCGAACAAATAGAAATTTGCGGGGTCCAAATTCTGCAATTGTAGCGTCGATAGGTTTTCTTATAATTTGGATATGCTATTTTGGGGTCAATCTATTAGGAATAGGGTTACATAGTTATGGTTCTTTTCCATCAACATTTAATTGAATTCAAGACAAGTTATTACAAATACAAGAGCGGGCGACGCATTGTATGAACCAGCATGCGGACCGTGTGAATCAAATATTGTATTGATGATTCACACGGTTTTCTACCATATGTAGTTCAATTTCATTGTTTTTACTTAATTCTTAAGTTAAAAGAGAAGAAAAAAAGAAGACTTTTTTTCATTGTCCAAGAATGTTTTTAAAAACAAACATAGGTTTTTTTATTTCAGTCATCCAATTATCTATAAAAAAAATTAGATAGAATAACTTCGACCTTGTCAACTGCTAATGAAAGAACGAAATCGGGGTATATACCAATACCTATTACGGGTAAAAAGATGGAGATCGAAAGAAAT
The DNA window shown above is from Solanum lycopersicum chloroplast, complete genome and carries:
- the rpl32 gene encoding ribosomal protein L32; translated protein: MAVPKKRTSTSKKRIRKNIWKRKGYWVALKAFSLAKSLSTGNSKSFFVRQTKINK
- the ccsA gene encoding cytochrome c heme attachment protein produces the protein MIFSTLEHILTHISFSIVSIVITIHLITFLVDEIVKLYDSSEKGIIVTFFCITGLLVTRWVSSGHFPLSDLYESLIFLSWSFSLIHIIPYFKKNVLILSKITGPSAILTQGFATSGILTEIHQSGILVPALQSEWLIMHVSMMILGYAALLCGSLLSVALLVITFRKNRKLFSKSNVFLNESFFLGENVVENTSFFCTKNYYRSQLIQQLDYWSYRVISLGFTFLTIGILSGAVWANEAWGSYWNWDPKETWAFITWIVFAIYLHTRTNRNLRGPNSAIVASIGFLIIWICYFGVNLLGIGLHSYGSFPSTFN